The following coding sequences lie in one Helicoverpa zea isolate HzStark_Cry1AcR chromosome 2, ilHelZeax1.1, whole genome shotgun sequence genomic window:
- the LOC124644954 gene encoding gustatory receptor for sugar taste 64a-like gives MSSKEFKQFLRQNKLLLPQQPIHDDFLDVIEKVFHWSCFYGVFGSRRFISLIWSTLILGSLVIIEVLAIWKVIRALAGVARDMSGHRSVTARLAGTIFYSISILSLVLISKLYYNWRTDIAGVWGKVERSVGVKIPVDKTLKCRMSFVAGLMTFCSFFEHALSILASVGFDCPPSLILKRYVLVSHGFIFMGQDYSEWFAMPLVIISTIATLLWNFQDQLIVLISMGLTSRYRRLNECLAKFCELEKQHMDSDKKVEAVKVYTWRKIREAYVKQAMLVRKIDVALGGIIILSCSCNFYFICLQMFLGITQGMSTDFLTGVYYMVSLAWLCIRVLSVVLAASGVNTHSKLALNHLYTYETHCYNVEVERLQDQLTKDYIALSGMGFFHLNKTILLQMAGAIITYELVLIQFDDQGSDGIALNATNI, from the exons atgtcGAGCAAGGAATTCAAACAATTTTTGCGCCAAAACAAATTGCTTTTACCTCAGCAACCGATTCATGAT GACTTCTTAGACGTTATAGAAAAGGTGTTCCACTGGTCTTGCTTCTACGGTGTATTCGGATCCAGGAGGTTCATTAGCTTAATATGGAGCACTCTGATACTGGGTTCTTTGGTCATCATCGAAGTCTTGGCTATCTGGAAGGTTATAAGAGCACTCGCTGGCGTTGCTAGAGATATGAGTGGGCATC gaaGCGTAACAGCCCGCCTAGCAGGAACCATCTTCTATTCCATTTCAATACTATCCCTGGTGCTGATCTCAAAACTTTACTACAATTGGAGAACTGATATAGCTGGAGTATGGGGTAAAGTGGAACGCTCTGTTGGTGTTAAAATTCCGGTGGATAAGACATTGAAATGTCGCATGTCTTTTGTCGCTGGTCTTATGACGTTCTGTTCATTct ttGAACATGCGCTGAGCATACTAGCATCAGTAGGATTTGACTGTCCGCCATCTTTGATACTCAAGCGATATGTTCTAGTTTCACATGGATTCATTTTTATGGGAC AGGACTATTCGGAATGGTTTGCCATGCCTCTAGTCATTATAAGTACCATAGCAACTCTTCTATGGAATTTTCAAGACCAGCTGATAGTACTCATCAGTATGGGCTTAACTTCAAGGTATAGAAGACTCAACGAATGTCTGGCCAAATTTTGTGAATTGGAAAAGCAGCATATGGATTCTGATAAG AAAGTGGAAGCAGTAAAAGTGTACACTTGGCGCAAGATAAGAGAAGCGTACGTGAAGCAAGCGATGCTGGTCCGCAAAATTGATGTCGCTCTCGGCGGTATTATCATCCTGTCTTGTTCCTGCAACTTCTATTTCATATGCTTGCAAATGTTTCTGGGAATTAC GCAAGGGATGTCCACAGATTTTCTGACAGGGGTATATTACATGGTATCTTTAGCTTGGCTATGTATCAGAGTGTTAAGCGTGGTATTAGCTGCATCTGGTGTAAATACTCACTCAAAATTAGCGCTCAATCATCTTTATACTTATGAAACTCATTGTTATAATGTTGAG GTAGAGAGACTCCAAGACCAACTTACTAAAGATTACATCGCTCTAAGCGGGATGGGTTTCTTCCAtctaaacaaaactattttgttacag atgGCAGGAGCAATAATAACTTATGAACTTGTGCTAATTCAGTTTGATGATCAAGGCAGTGATGGGATTGCATTAAACGCTACTAACATCTGA
- the LOC124640236 gene encoding gustatory receptor for sugar taste 64a-like — MSSRGFGQFLRDGNLLLPEQPNHDDFLTVMEKVFKWSCLIGVLGSKRHINYAWSGFILLVLLFMESQAIWKVIKALAGWAIDTAGQRSVTARLAGTIFYTIAILSLVLSSRLYRSWGELSALWARVERIMAVKAPPDKTLKRRMYFFLGFMTVCSLLEHLMSVVSAIGLDCPPALIIKRYVLISHGFMILRHEYSDWYALPLIFMSTLASLLWNFQDVLIVLISMGLTSRYSRLNQCLAKICALERKQMDSDKKNEATKVYAWRKLREAYVKQAMLVRKVDDAIGGIIILSCFCNFYFICLQLFLGITQSKASEPIRTAYYFMSLGWICFRVICVVLAASDINVHSRLALKHIYTHDSHSYNIEMGRLQDQLSKDYVALSGKGFFYLSKSILLQMAGAIITYELMLIQFDDQGTDDVQLNLTKNAIGV, encoded by the exons atgtCAAGTCGAGGGTTCGGACAATTTCTTCGGGATGGAAATCTACTTCTGCCTGAACAACCAAATCATGAC GACTTTCTAACAGTCATGGAAAAGGTGTTCAAATGGTCTTGTCTAATCGGAGTGCTGGGTTCCAAGCGACACATCAACTATGCCTGGAGTGGATTCATACTCTTAGTGCTACTATTCATGGAGAGTCAAGCTATATGGAAGGTCATAAAAGCACTCGCTGGATGGGCTATCGATACTGCTGGACAAA GGAGCGTCACAGCCCGTTTAGCAGGGACCATCTTCTACACCATAGCAATTTTATCCCTGGTCTTGTCATCAAGGCTGTACAGATCTTGGGGAGAGCTATCAGCGTTATGGGCCAGGGTTGAGAGGATCATGGCTGTCAAAGCCCCGCCTGATAAGACCTTGAAGAGAAGAATGTATTTCTTCTTAGGATTTATGACCGTGTGTTCATTGT TGGAACATCTTATGAGTGTTGTTTCTGCAATAGGACTGGACTGTCCGCCAGCTTTGATAATAAAGAGATACGTTTTGATATCACATGGATTTATGATATTAAGAC ATGAGTACTCCGACTGGTACGCCCTGCCTCTAATCTTCATGAGCACATTAGCTTCTCTGCTATGGAACTTCCAAGACGTACTAATAGTACTGATCAGTATGGGTCTAACCTCAAGATATAGCAGACTAAACCAGTGCTTGGCGAAAATCTGTGCACTAGAGAGGAAGCAGATGGATTCTGATAAA AAAAACGAAGCAACAAAAGTATACGCATGGCGCAAATTAAGAGAAGCCTACGTGAAACAAGCTATGTTAGTTCGCAAAGTGGACGATGCCATCGGCGGCATCATTATACTGTCATGCTTTTGCAACTTTTACTTTATATGTTTGCAGTTATTTTTGGGAATTAC TCAGAGCAAAGCCAGCGAGCCTATCAGGACAGCCTACTACTTCATGTCATTAGGCTGGATTTGCTTCAGAGTCATCTGCGTTGTGCTAGCTGCCTCCGACATCAACGTCCACTCCCGATTAGCTCTCAAACACATCTATACTCACGACAGTCATAGTTACAATATTGAG ATGGGACGTCTACAGGACCAGCTGTCTAAAGACTACGTAGCTCTGAGCGGCAAGGGATTTTTCTATTTGAGCAAAAGTATTTTGCTTCAG ATGGCTGGCGCGATAATCACTTACGAACTTATGTTGATACAATTTGATGACCAGGGGACTGATGATGTTCAACTGAATTTGACTAAAAATGCTATTGGAGTATAG